A genome region from Euphorbia lathyris chromosome 4, ddEupLath1.1, whole genome shotgun sequence includes the following:
- the LOC136226985 gene encoding LYR motif-containing protein At3g19508: MFGAQKEGMRKALKVYGEVLRLVRRLPQDTRPYYAKYVRENFVNYREVDSDDANALNELFLRAYNHSLWVLNKYSVDESAAEKLKEVCCS, encoded by the exons ATGTTTGGCGCTCAAAAGGAGGGGATGCGGAAAGCATTGAAAGTGTACGGCGAGGTTCTTCGGCTAGTGAGACGGCTGCCGCAGGACACAAGACCTTACTACGCCAAATACGTGCGAGAGAACTTCGTTAATTATAGAGAAGTAGATTCCGATGACGCCAATGCCCTGAATGAGCTCTTTCTCCGGGCTTATAATCATTCCCTTTGGGTCCTCAACAAG TATTCGGTTGATGAATCGGCTGCTGAGAAGCTGAAAGAAGTTTGCTGCAGTTAA